A window of Phycobacter azelaicus contains these coding sequences:
- a CDS encoding LysE family translocator, whose protein sequence is MSFEAWSVFALFWVVFVTTPGPNAVNCISNGMTLGLPKAMLGVLAILTQASAFLVLSALGVTALIAASPTAFFVAKVIGAGFLIFLGIRGWLNATRPTPAVERPARHVYLHALAVATINPKSVAGYLAAFSQFVQPGVPIWDQMAVIMPTALVLTTLSYTGFTLLGVLMGKAALKAVFNVWIRRVLALCFITYGILLGASSTPNLEVPQ, encoded by the coding sequence ATGAGTTTCGAAGCCTGGAGTGTTTTTGCCCTGTTCTGGGTGGTTTTTGTCACCACACCGGGGCCAAACGCGGTGAACTGCATCTCGAACGGCATGACCCTCGGCCTGCCCAAGGCGATGCTCGGGGTGCTTGCGATCCTGACGCAGGCCAGTGCATTTCTGGTTCTGTCGGCTCTTGGAGTGACGGCACTGATCGCGGCCTCGCCCACGGCGTTTTTCGTGGCCAAGGTGATCGGCGCGGGCTTTCTCATCTTCCTTGGCATTCGCGGCTGGCTCAACGCAACGCGCCCCACGCCCGCGGTCGAACGGCCCGCGCGCCACGTCTACCTGCACGCGCTGGCGGTCGCCACCATCAACCCCAAAAGCGTCGCCGGATATCTTGCCGCGTTTTCCCAGTTCGTGCAGCCCGGCGTGCCGATCTGGGATCAGATGGCGGTCATCATGCCCACGGCGCTGGTTCTGACGACGCTCAGCTACACTGGGTTCACGCTATTGGGCGTTCTGATGGGCAAGGCGGCGCTCAAGGCGGTCTTCAATGTCTGGATCCGCCGGGTGCTGGCTCTGTGCTTCATTACATATGGGATTCTGCTGGGGGCCAGCAGCACACCAAACCTGGAGGTGCCGCAATGA
- a CDS encoding GlxA family transcriptional regulator, whose translation MTRETGTQEKGSWQIDILVCEGFVLTEMAAVTDTLRIANRVMARRQFEWTVRSAIGGPIGCRSGLDVETKPFVTRPDADFAFVLGNTDPSHPGLSLNRVIQSYTSRGTKVYLLAEAAARHIRNQRGQVGPHTTHWENSDLLREQLGLDPGSQTLAHEDGLVVTCAGMGATTDIVLALVGRLTSAAVQVTVANILLHDHIRDFASLQPFAGHAPTTSGDRDLDHCILLMQAHIEEPLPISAIVAELGLSNRSLERKFKTFFGTTPNGFYREMRLAKANNLLLNTTLSVREIGLACGFPNGFSSLYKSVFGITPFALRKQRRARSSVG comes from the coding sequence ATGACGCGGGAAACCGGCACTCAGGAAAAAGGGTCGTGGCAGATCGATATTCTGGTCTGCGAGGGCTTCGTTTTGACCGAAATGGCAGCGGTGACGGATACGCTGCGGATTGCCAACCGGGTCATGGCACGCCGCCAATTTGAATGGACCGTACGCTCGGCCATTGGCGGGCCTATCGGCTGCCGTTCCGGCCTTGATGTGGAAACCAAGCCCTTTGTCACGCGGCCTGATGCGGATTTCGCCTTTGTGCTGGGAAATACCGATCCCAGCCATCCTGGTCTGTCACTGAACCGTGTGATCCAGAGTTATACCAGCCGTGGGACCAAGGTTTATCTGCTCGCCGAAGCTGCGGCCCGTCACATCCGCAATCAAAGGGGACAGGTCGGCCCCCATACAACCCATTGGGAAAATTCGGATCTGTTGCGCGAGCAGCTTGGTCTAGACCCGGGCAGCCAGACCCTGGCCCATGAGGACGGGCTGGTCGTAACCTGCGCCGGGATGGGCGCCACCACCGATATCGTTCTGGCGCTGGTTGGGCGGCTCACTTCGGCGGCAGTGCAGGTGACAGTGGCGAATATCCTCTTGCATGATCACATCCGCGATTTTGCCTCGCTGCAGCCCTTTGCAGGGCATGCGCCGACCACATCGGGGGATCGCGATCTGGATCACTGTATTCTCCTGATGCAGGCCCACATCGAAGAGCCCTTGCCGATCAGCGCAATCGTGGCTGAGCTGGGTCTCTCCAACCGGTCTCTGGAACGCAAGTTCAAGACCTTTTTTGGCACGACACCAAATGGCTTTTACCGCGAGATGCGACTCGCCAAGGCCAATAATCTGCTTCTGAACACGACCCTCAGCGTGCGCGAAATTGGTCTCGCCTGTGGATTTCCCAATGGGTTTTCCTCGCTCTATAAATCCGTCTTCGGGATCACGCCCTTTGCCCTACGCAAACAGCGCCGGGCCCGGTCTTCTGTCGGCTAG
- a CDS encoding homocysteine S-methyltransferase family protein encodes MSDITLLDGSIGQELVKRAKGQPTPMWSTSVMLDQPEAVEAVHKAYFDAGATIATANTYAVHRDRLPMGGLEDRFEDLIDMALQGAGAARDANGGGRVAGAMGPLGATYRTDKTPPAEQAAPLFAELVDLMRDRVDLFILETVASIDQARGGLMGCQKADRPVWLSVTVDDEDGTRLRSGQPVADLAPVVAEFAPDAVLINCSRPEAIPAGLEILKTFGRPFGAYANGFTKISEGFLKDAPTVDALEERKDLGPKAYADLVMGWINQGATIVGGCCEVGPDHITELARRLTAEGHRII; translated from the coding sequence ATGTCGGATATTACATTGCTGGATGGCTCCATTGGTCAGGAGCTGGTGAAGCGGGCCAAGGGGCAGCCGACGCCCATGTGGTCGACCTCGGTGATGCTGGATCAGCCCGAAGCCGTTGAGGCTGTGCACAAGGCCTATTTCGATGCGGGAGCGACCATTGCCACGGCAAATACCTATGCGGTGCACCGGGACCGCCTGCCCATGGGTGGGCTTGAGGATCGATTTGAAGATCTGATCGACATGGCCTTGCAGGGCGCTGGGGCCGCGCGCGATGCCAATGGCGGGGGAAGGGTGGCCGGGGCGATGGGGCCGCTTGGTGCCACCTACCGCACCGACAAGACGCCCCCGGCAGAGCAAGCCGCGCCGCTTTTTGCCGAATTGGTTGATCTGATGCGCGACCGGGTGGATCTCTTCATTCTGGAAACCGTCGCCTCGATTGATCAGGCGCGGGGCGGATTGATGGGCTGCCAGAAAGCAGACCGCCCGGTGTGGCTGTCGGTGACGGTCGATGACGAGGACGGAACTCGCCTGCGCTCCGGTCAGCCGGTGGCGGATCTGGCGCCTGTGGTGGCGGAATTTGCCCCCGATGCGGTGCTGATCAACTGCTCCCGCCCCGAGGCGATCCCGGCGGGCCTTGAGATCCTCAAAACCTTTGGTCGCCCCTTTGGCGCCTATGCGAACGGTTTCACCAAGATCTCCGAAGGGTTCCTGAAGGACGCCCCGACAGTAGACGCCCTGGAAGAGCGCAAGGATCTGGGGCCCAAAGCCTATGCGGATCTGGTCATGGGCTGGATTAATCAGGGTGCCACAATCGTTGGTGGTTGCTGCGAGGTTGGTCCCGATCACATTACCGAGCTGGCGCGCCGCCTGACGGCAGAAGGGCATCGGATTATCTAA
- a CDS encoding GAF domain-containing protein, producing MSLDYSTLAKTIAALTEGEDDEVALMATVACEVHHSDDRFDWTGFYRAVAPELLKIGPYQGGHGCLQIPFSRGVCGAAARSGEVQLVPDVEAFPGHIACASSTQSELVLPVWNKAGDLIGVFDIDSDQPDAFTQEDADQLAAILKQVFAV from the coding sequence ATGAGCCTCGATTACAGCACCTTGGCAAAGACTATCGCCGCCCTGACCGAAGGGGAGGACGACGAAGTCGCCCTGATGGCCACCGTGGCCTGCGAGGTGCATCACAGCGATGACCGGTTTGACTGGACTGGTTTCTACCGCGCGGTGGCGCCCGAGCTGCTGAAGATCGGCCCCTATCAGGGCGGGCACGGCTGCCTTCAGATCCCGTTTTCGCGCGGGGTCTGCGGCGCGGCGGCGCGCAGCGGCGAAGTGCAGCTGGTGCCGGATGTGGAGGCTTTTCCAGGCCATATCGCCTGCGCCTCTTCCACCCAGTCGGAACTGGTTCTGCCGGTCTGGAACAAAGCCGGGGATCTGATCGGCGTCTTTGATATCGATAGCGACCAGCCGGATGCCTTTACGCAAGAGGATGCCGACCAACTGGCTGCGATCCTGAAACAGGTCTTCGCCGTTTGA
- a CDS encoding GcvT family protein, whose protein sequence is MSDLPTSARVVIIGGGVVGCSVAYHLTKLGWKDVVLLERKQLTSGTTWHAAGLIGQLRASSNMTKLARYSADLYLGLEEETGVATGMRQVGSVSVALTDERLEELYRNAAMARAFGVPVEELSPAEVKERYGHINLNGVTGGVWLPTDGQADPANIALALAKGARQRGALVKERIKVTGLTREGRRITGVDWASDSGSNMGRIACDMVVNCAGMWGHEVGRMAGVNVPLHACEHFYIVSEPIQGLTQMPVLRVPDECAYYKEDAGKIMLGAFEPTAKPWGMEGIPDSFEFDQLPEDFDHFEPILEAACTRMPMLAEAGIHTFFNGPESFTPDDAYHLGLAPEMDNVWVAAGFNSIGIQSAGGAGMALAQWMEDGEKPFDLGDVDISRMQPFQGNKHYLFERSKETLGLLYADHFPYRQKATARGVRRSPFHYQLQEQGAVFGELAGWERANWFADEGQHREYRYSWKRQNWFQNSASEHHAVRENVGMYDMSSFGKIRVEGPDAESFLNHICGANMSVPVGKIVYTQFLNSRGGIEADVTITRLSETVFLVVTPAITRLADETRMRRLVGERRVTITDVTGGEGVLAVMGPRSRELLQKVSPNDFSNAVNPFGTAQEIEIGMGLARAHRVSYVGELGWEIYVSADMAGHVFEVLHEAGQDMDLKLCGMHMMDSCRIEKGFRHFGHDITCEDHVIDAGLGFAVDMKKDDFIGKGAVAARKESGPKARMLQFRLTDAEPLLYHNEPLLRDGEIVGYVSSGAYGHTLGGAIGMGYVPCEGQSAAEVLASTYEIDVMGTRVKAEASLKPMYDPKSERVKV, encoded by the coding sequence ATGAGCGATCTTCCAACATCGGCCCGCGTGGTCATCATTGGCGGCGGCGTGGTGGGCTGTTCGGTGGCATACCACCTGACAAAGCTGGGATGGAAAGACGTTGTGCTGCTGGAGCGCAAGCAGCTCACCTCCGGCACCACATGGCATGCGGCGGGGCTGATCGGTCAGTTGCGCGCTTCCTCAAACATGACGAAACTCGCACGCTACTCTGCCGATCTTTATCTGGGCCTGGAAGAAGAAACCGGAGTTGCCACCGGCATGCGGCAGGTCGGTTCCGTATCGGTCGCACTGACGGATGAGAGGCTTGAGGAACTCTATCGCAATGCCGCCATGGCGCGCGCCTTTGGCGTGCCGGTAGAGGAGCTGTCGCCAGCCGAGGTTAAAGAGCGCTACGGCCATATCAACCTGAATGGTGTCACCGGCGGTGTCTGGCTTCCCACCGACGGTCAGGCGGATCCGGCCAATATTGCGCTGGCCCTGGCCAAGGGCGCGCGCCAACGCGGCGCCCTGGTCAAAGAGCGGATCAAGGTCACAGGCCTCACGCGGGAGGGACGTCGGATCACCGGGGTTGATTGGGCTTCCGATTCAGGCTCTAACATGGGGCGTATTGCCTGTGACATGGTGGTGAACTGCGCTGGCATGTGGGGGCATGAGGTGGGCCGGATGGCGGGCGTCAACGTGCCGCTCCATGCCTGTGAACACTTCTATATCGTCTCTGAACCGATCCAGGGCCTCACCCAGATGCCGGTGTTACGGGTGCCCGATGAATGCGCCTACTACAAAGAGGACGCGGGCAAGATCATGCTGGGGGCATTTGAGCCCACCGCCAAACCCTGGGGCATGGAGGGCATTCCCGACAGTTTCGAATTCGACCAGCTGCCCGAGGATTTTGACCATTTCGAACCCATCCTGGAGGCCGCCTGCACCCGTATGCCGATGCTGGCCGAGGCGGGGATCCATACCTTCTTCAATGGCCCTGAAAGCTTCACACCCGACGATGCCTACCACCTGGGACTTGCGCCCGAGATGGACAATGTCTGGGTCGCGGCGGGGTTCAATTCGATCGGGATCCAGTCTGCAGGCGGCGCGGGAATGGCGCTGGCACAATGGATGGAAGACGGCGAAAAGCCCTTTGATCTGGGCGATGTGGACATCTCCCGGATGCAGCCGTTTCAGGGCAACAAGCACTACCTCTTCGAACGCTCCAAGGAAACGCTGGGCCTGCTTTATGCCGATCACTTCCCCTATCGCCAAAAGGCGACCGCACGGGGGGTGCGGCGCTCTCCGTTCCATTATCAGCTACAGGAACAGGGCGCGGTCTTTGGCGAACTCGCAGGCTGGGAGCGCGCCAACTGGTTCGCCGACGAAGGCCAGCACCGGGAATACCGCTACAGTTGGAAGCGGCAGAACTGGTTCCAGAATTCGGCTTCCGAACACCATGCAGTGCGCGAAAATGTCGGGATGTATGATATGTCTTCCTTCGGAAAGATCCGTGTGGAAGGGCCCGATGCGGAAAGTTTCCTGAACCATATCTGCGGGGCGAATATGTCCGTCCCTGTGGGCAAGATCGTCTACACTCAGTTCTTGAACAGCCGCGGAGGGATCGAAGCAGATGTGACCATCACGCGCCTGTCAGAGACTGTATTCTTGGTTGTGACGCCCGCAATCACCCGGTTGGCGGATGAAACCCGTATGCGGCGGCTGGTCGGAGAGCGCCGCGTCACCATCACCGATGTGACGGGTGGTGAGGGCGTGTTGGCTGTCATGGGGCCGCGTTCTCGTGAGCTGCTGCAGAAGGTCTCTCCGAATGATTTCAGCAATGCGGTAAATCCCTTTGGCACCGCGCAGGAGATCGAGATCGGCATGGGTCTGGCGCGCGCGCATCGCGTGTCCTACGTGGGGGAGCTGGGTTGGGAGATCTACGTCTCTGCCGACATGGCGGGACATGTGTTCGAAGTGCTGCACGAGGCCGGGCAGGACATGGACCTCAAGCTGTGCGGCATGCATATGATGGACAGTTGCCGGATCGAAAAGGGCTTTCGCCACTTTGGCCATGACATCACTTGCGAGGATCATGTAATCGACGCGGGGCTGGGCTTTGCCGTCGACATGAAAAAGGATGACTTCATCGGCAAGGGGGCGGTTGCTGCCCGCAAGGAAAGTGGCCCCAAGGCGCGGATGCTGCAATTCCGGCTGACCGACGCTGAACCGCTGCTCTATCACAATGAACCGCTGCTGCGGGATGGAGAGATCGTGGGCTATGTCTCTTCAGGCGCCTATGGGCATACCCTGGGCGGTGCCATCGGCATGGGCTATGTCCCTTGCGAAGGCCAAAGCGCGGCCGAGGTGCTGGCCTCCACTTACGAGATTGACGTGATGGGCACCCGCGTAAAAGCAGAGGCATCATTAAAGCCGATGTATGACCCGAAATCAGAGCGCGTGAAGGTATAA
- a CDS encoding helix-turn-helix domain-containing protein — translation MSDLSPPSATLGADIRALRKARGLTLTDIAERLDRSVGWLSQVERDLSDPSISDLRQIAQCLGVPMSMLFAHSNAPAEEQGYVVRAGARRPMGSGEEGLIEELLSPDLTDDFEMVHSTFAPRSRMQTPADRPTQEVGYMISGKLDLVIGGRAFTVGPGDSFRIRHEPYQWANPYDVAAVAVWVIAPPVY, via the coding sequence TTGTCCGACCTGTCCCCGCCCTCTGCCACCCTTGGCGCCGACATCCGTGCCCTGCGCAAGGCGCGCGGGCTGACCCTGACGGACATCGCGGAACGGCTTGACCGCTCTGTGGGCTGGCTCAGTCAGGTGGAGCGGGACCTGTCTGATCCGTCAATCTCGGACCTGCGCCAGATTGCGCAGTGTCTGGGCGTGCCCATGTCGATGCTGTTTGCCCATTCGAACGCTCCGGCCGAGGAACAGGGCTATGTGGTGCGTGCAGGTGCGCGCCGTCCCATGGGGTCGGGCGAGGAAGGTCTGATCGAAGAGCTGCTCTCGCCGGACCTCACCGATGATTTTGAAATGGTGCATTCCACCTTTGCGCCCCGCTCACGCATGCAGACCCCCGCGGACCGGCCCACGCAGGAGGTGGGCTACATGATCTCGGGCAAGCTGGATCTGGTGATCGGCGGGCGCGCCTTCACCGTCGGCCCCGGCGACAGCTTCCGCATTCGCCATGAACCCTATCAATGGGCCAACCCTTATGACGTGGCCGCCGTGGCGGTCTGGGTCATCGCCCCGCCGGTGTACTAG
- a CDS encoding GcvT family protein, which produces MSDFPSKARVVIIGGGVVGCSSLYHLAKKGWSDCVLLEKNELTAGSTWHAAGNVPTFSTSWSIMNMQRYSTELYARLGDEVDYPMNYHQTGSIRLAHTKERMQEFERAAAMGRYQGMGMEILTPQQAKDRYPFLETHDLAGALYDPNDGDIDPAQVTQALAKGARDMGAKILRFCPATGVTQTDDGWIVHTDKGDIACDYVVNAAGYYAQRVGEWFKPYGGRTVPMMVMSHQYLLSEEIPEIEAHSKKTGKKLPLLRDVDVSYYLRQEKHGFNLGPYEPNCRAHWETDADPMPEDFSFQLWNDDLDRIEDIVTDAMERVPALATAGVSRVINGPIPYAPDGLPLLGPMPGVKNAFEACVFTFGIAQGGGAGKVLAEWIVDGQTEWDMWSCDPRRYTDYTDHDYCVAKGMEVYGHEYAMHFPRHEWPAGRDKKLSPVHDKVIALGGQMGAYNGWERANWFAKPGDDTSEEATRTWGRAGPWEARIREECEAVRDHCGVLDLPGFSRFEVKGPGAREWLLGKITGALPGPGRMGLAYFTDPRGRILTEMSVMWHGEDHYMLITAATAQWHDYYVLAHDLPEGITLRDRTTDFSTLIVTGPAARDIFTAIKTKADLSLPWLSVQTARISGIDCGLARVSFAGELGWEIHAAPDDIPALYDAVLDAGAKPFGMYALNSLRIEKGYRAWKGDLSTDYSAIEGGLDRFIRLDKPQHFPGKAELAAEAKAGPAKRFVTLIVEAAEADAPYMSCIWKDGEIVGETTSGDWGYRVDASIALGMVRADLAVADTELEVEIYGQMCPAMVQKDEPLWDPENARLRA; this is translated from the coding sequence ATGTCTGATTTTCCATCAAAGGCCCGCGTGGTCATCATTGGCGGCGGTGTCGTCGGCTGTTCCTCCCTCTATCATCTGGCCAAGAAGGGCTGGAGCGATTGCGTGCTCTTGGAAAAGAACGAGTTGACGGCGGGCTCGACCTGGCACGCGGCAGGCAATGTGCCGACTTTCTCGACCTCCTGGTCGATCATGAACATGCAGCGCTATTCGACCGAGCTTTATGCGCGGCTGGGCGATGAGGTTGACTACCCGATGAATTATCATCAGACGGGGTCGATCCGGTTGGCGCACACGAAAGAACGGATGCAGGAGTTCGAGCGGGCCGCAGCCATGGGTCGCTATCAGGGCATGGGGATGGAGATCCTGACCCCGCAACAGGCCAAGGATCGCTATCCCTTCCTTGAAACCCACGATCTGGCGGGCGCTCTTTATGATCCCAACGACGGCGATATCGACCCCGCGCAGGTGACGCAGGCGCTGGCCAAGGGCGCGCGTGACATGGGCGCCAAAATCCTGCGCTTCTGCCCCGCGACTGGCGTCACGCAAACGGATGACGGCTGGATCGTGCACACCGACAAGGGCGACATCGCCTGCGACTATGTGGTCAACGCCGCCGGATATTACGCGCAGCGCGTCGGTGAATGGTTCAAACCCTATGGCGGGCGCACGGTGCCGATGATGGTGATGAGCCACCAATATCTTCTGTCCGAGGAAATCCCCGAGATCGAAGCCCACAGCAAAAAGACCGGGAAGAAGCTACCGCTGTTGCGGGATGTGGATGTCTCCTACTACCTGCGGCAGGAAAAGCATGGCTTCAACCTGGGCCCCTATGAACCCAACTGCCGCGCCCATTGGGAGACCGACGCCGATCCCATGCCCGAGGATTTTTCCTTCCAGCTGTGGAACGACGATTTGGACCGGATCGAAGACATCGTCACCGACGCAATGGAGCGTGTGCCTGCACTGGCGACAGCGGGCGTTTCCCGCGTGATCAACGGTCCGATCCCCTATGCTCCCGATGGGCTGCCCTTGCTAGGGCCGATGCCTGGCGTGAAGAACGCTTTCGAAGCTTGTGTTTTCACCTTCGGCATCGCCCAAGGCGGCGGCGCGGGCAAGGTGCTGGCGGAATGGATCGTCGATGGGCAGACCGAATGGGACATGTGGTCCTGCGATCCGCGCCGCTACACCGATTACACCGATCACGACTACTGTGTCGCCAAGGGCATGGAGGTCTACGGCCACGAATATGCCATGCACTTCCCGCGCCACGAATGGCCTGCGGGGCGAGACAAGAAGCTGTCGCCGGTCCATGATAAGGTCATCGCGCTGGGCGGGCAGATGGGCGCCTACAACGGCTGGGAGCGCGCCAACTGGTTCGCCAAACCCGGCGATGACACGTCGGAGGAAGCCACTCGCACCTGGGGGCGCGCTGGCCCCTGGGAGGCCCGCATCCGCGAAGAATGCGAGGCGGTGCGCGATCACTGCGGCGTGCTGGACCTGCCCGGTTTTTCCCGCTTCGAGGTCAAGGGACCCGGTGCGCGTGAATGGCTGCTCGGCAAGATCACCGGCGCCCTGCCGGGACCGGGGCGCATGGGGCTGGCCTATTTCACTGATCCCCGTGGCCGTATCCTGACCGAGATGAGCGTCATGTGGCACGGGGAAGATCACTACATGCTGATCACCGCCGCCACGGCCCAGTGGCATGACTACTATGTGCTGGCACATGACCTGCCCGAAGGGATCACGCTGCGCGACCGCACCACGGATTTCTCGACCCTGATCGTTACTGGCCCCGCCGCGCGCGATATATTCACTGCCATTAAAACCAAAGCCGATCTTTCGCTACCTTGGCTTTCGGTGCAGACCGCGCGCATTTCCGGGATCGACTGCGGATTGGCGCGTGTCTCTTTCGCCGGGGAACTGGGCTGGGAAATCCACGCTGCCCCCGATGACATTCCGGCGCTTTATGACGCGGTGCTGGATGCGGGCGCCAAACCCTTTGGCATGTACGCGCTGAATTCCCTGCGGATCGAGAAAGGCTACCGCGCCTGGAAAGGGGATCTCTCCACCGACTATTCGGCAATCGAAGGCGGGCTCGATCGGTTCATTAGGTTGGACAAACCGCAGCACTTCCCGGGCAAGGCGGAGCTCGCGGCAGAGGCAAAGGCCGGACCGGCAAAACGCTTTGTCACCCTGATCGTCGAGGCGGCAGAGGCGGACGCCCCTTACATGTCCTGCATCTGGAAGGATGGGGAGATTGTCGGAGAGACCACCTCGGGCGATTGGGGATACCGCGTCGACGCTTCCATCGCTCTGGGCATGGTGCGGGCCGATCTCGCCGTCGCCGACACCGAGCTGGAGGTCGAAATCTACGGGCAGATGTGCCCTGCCATGGTGCAAAAGGATGAGCCGCTCTGGGATCCGGAAAACGCCCGCTTGCGCGCATGA
- a CDS encoding nuclear transport factor 2 family protein: MHPTIIRMQEVVAKGEEHLIAELLAEDVKFLPPTYWKTWTGRAPVAAVLGHVGQVFSDFRYRRIMGEGNDWALEFQCKIGEFDAVGVDLITLDDDGLIETFEVVMRPYKSVGALRDAMNARVQTDARFLKFREALS, from the coding sequence ATGCACCCAACCATCATTCGCATGCAGGAGGTCGTCGCCAAGGGCGAAGAACACCTGATCGCCGAGCTTCTGGCCGAAGACGTGAAATTCCTGCCGCCCACCTATTGGAAAACCTGGACCGGGCGCGCTCCCGTGGCCGCCGTTCTGGGGCACGTAGGGCAAGTGTTTTCCGATTTCCGCTACCGCCGCATTATGGGAGAGGGCAACGACTGGGCGCTGGAGTTCCAGTGCAAGATCGGTGAGTTCGACGCCGTGGGCGTGGACCTGATCACCCTGGATGACGACGGGCTGATTGAGACCTTCGAGGTTGTGATGCGCCCCTATAAATCCGTCGGCGCCCTGCGCGATGCGATGAATGCGCGGGTTCAGACCGATGCCCGTTTCCTGAAATTCCGCGAGGCACTCAGCTAA
- the rarD gene encoding EamA family transporter RarD, giving the protein MTSQKPENVDTPQGLAFAITAYLMWGFLPLYLKAVSHIPAAEVVAHRVIWSVPLAGALLILLRRTDDLRAALRNPRTLLMACITAALISINWGIYVWSIATDHALDAALGYYINPLFSVALGALLLGERPTRTQMVAIALAAAAVVVLTVETGSLPWAAIGLTFSWGFYAFFKKWLPVGPNQGFLLEVLILSVPALGYLAYLGAVGGGHFTVSWQQSLLLMGCGVVTAVPLIIYANGAKLLRLSTIGILQYIAPTMIFLVAVFVFGEEFGRARMIAFPMIWAALVIYSVPLIRQMRRKPKVQNPT; this is encoded by the coding sequence ATGACCAGCCAAAAGCCCGAGAATGTCGACACCCCACAGGGTCTCGCCTTTGCGATTACGGCCTATCTGATGTGGGGGTTTCTGCCTTTGTACCTGAAAGCTGTTTCTCACATTCCGGCGGCGGAGGTAGTGGCGCACCGAGTGATCTGGTCTGTGCCCCTGGCGGGCGCATTGCTGATCTTGTTGCGCCGGACCGATGATCTGCGTGCGGCTCTTCGCAATCCGCGAACCCTGCTTATGGCATGTATTACGGCGGCGCTCATTTCGATCAACTGGGGCATATACGTCTGGTCTATAGCGACAGATCATGCGCTGGATGCAGCGCTTGGATACTACATAAATCCCTTGTTTAGTGTCGCATTAGGGGCGCTCCTCCTGGGAGAACGTCCAACCCGCACGCAGATGGTCGCCATCGCCCTTGCGGCGGCGGCGGTCGTGGTCTTGACGGTCGAGACCGGAAGCCTGCCCTGGGCAGCAATCGGCCTGACTTTTAGTTGGGGGTTTTATGCCTTCTTCAAGAAATGGCTGCCGGTTGGCCCGAACCAGGGATTTCTACTGGAGGTGCTGATCCTGTCGGTACCTGCCCTTGGCTATCTTGCCTATCTAGGGGCCGTGGGGGGAGGGCATTTCACCGTCAGCTGGCAGCAAAGCCTATTGTTGATGGGCTGCGGCGTGGTGACGGCGGTGCCGCTGATCATTTATGCCAATGGGGCAAAGCTGCTGCGGCTGTCGACCATCGGGATCCTGCAGTATATCGCGCCCACGATGATCTTTCTGGTGGCTGTCTTTGTTTTTGGTGAGGAATTCGGCCGCGCCCGGATGATCGCCTTCCCGATGATTTGGGCCGCTTTGGTGATCTATTCAGTGCCGCTCATCCGGCAGATGCGGCGTAAGCCAAAGGTGCAAAACCCGACCTGA
- a CDS encoding SGNH/GDSL hydrolase family protein, which yields MIAADQILRLPLLPLLIAQGMVVRRKALRLPEPEGPRQGRLGSGPFLRLLIAGDSSAAGVGASDQTQALAGQLAHRLAQGHTVHWQLEATTGHRTADTLRRISQLPARPFDVAILALGVNDVTGAVSQGRFAQQQQQLASLLKDRFSVRHILVSGVPHMEHFPALPQPLAWVLGQQARRLDHRLARLSTQIDGFHHLPFDLPSDPHFAAEDGYHPNPKAYSFWAERLAHEIEKLFIRA from the coding sequence ATGATCGCAGCCGACCAGATCCTGCGCCTGCCGCTTTTGCCCCTTTTGATCGCACAAGGGATGGTCGTACGGCGCAAGGCTCTGCGCCTGCCGGAACCGGAAGGCCCCAGACAGGGGCGGTTGGGATCGGGTCCGTTCTTGCGTCTGTTAATTGCCGGGGACAGTTCTGCAGCCGGGGTTGGAGCCTCCGATCAGACACAGGCCCTTGCGGGGCAGCTGGCCCACCGGCTTGCGCAAGGACATACAGTGCATTGGCAACTGGAGGCGACCACCGGACACCGTACCGCAGACACCTTGCGCCGCATTTCGCAGTTGCCTGCGCGACCTTTTGATGTGGCCATTCTGGCGCTTGGGGTGAATGACGTGACCGGAGCGGTCTCACAGGGACGATTTGCGCAGCAGCAGCAGCAATTGGCCAGTCTCCTCAAGGATCGGTTTTCTGTGCGCCATATCCTCGTCTCTGGTGTCCCGCACATGGAGCATTTTCCGGCCTTGCCACAGCCCCTGGCATGGGTACTCGGACAACAAGCTCGGCGGCTTGATCATCGGCTTGCGCGGCTTTCCACGCAAATCGACGGGTTTCACCACCTGCCGTTTGACCTGCCAAGCGATCCGCACTTTGCCGCCGAGGACGGCTATCATCCAAACCCAAAAGCCTATTCGTTTTGGGCCGAGCGTTTGGCTCATGAGATCGAAAAACTGTTTATTAGAGCCTGA